In one window of Sandaracinaceae bacterium DNA:
- the xseA gene encoding exodeoxyribonuclease VII large subunit: MPFEPVRSPARPRVLRVSELNRAVRLSLEDRFGDVWVEGEITQAKRAPSGHLYFNLSDERDPAQVSCVMFRSDAARTRATIRDGERVRVRGQLTLYEPRGNYQLMVRIAVPAGDGELRARFELLRRKLASEGLLDPQRKRPLPRLPRTVGVVTSGSSAAYQDVLRVAGERCPVRIVLSDCRVQGAEAPGSIVRALARVQAEPDVDVVILTRGGGSAEDLWSFNDERVVRAVAACRVPIVVGVGHETDVTLAELVADQRAATPSNAAELVVPARDALLAEVDGWQRRLMRALEARLDRERLKLERAERRLRDPRSALGHAERTLAAYHRRLEDAARRPLAARQRALAELTARLAPHDPRRALERQRRDFEALEAELQRLMTAKITQERRAIDLQRAALGPAVKRVLGDAQHTLAQHLTALDALSPLRVLSRGYAIAQREDGRALRDADDVSVGDRISVRVARARLQAEVRAVLRDDPDAPLPERETP, from the coding sequence ATGCCCTTCGAGCCCGTCCGTTCCCCGGCCCGACCGCGCGTGCTGCGCGTGAGCGAGCTCAACCGCGCCGTGCGGCTGAGCCTCGAGGACCGCTTCGGCGACGTGTGGGTCGAAGGCGAGATCACGCAGGCCAAGCGCGCGCCCTCGGGGCACCTCTACTTCAACCTGAGCGACGAGCGCGACCCCGCCCAGGTGTCGTGCGTGATGTTCCGTAGCGACGCCGCCCGCACGCGCGCGACCATCCGCGACGGCGAGCGGGTGCGCGTGCGCGGCCAGCTGACCCTCTACGAGCCCCGCGGCAACTACCAGCTGATGGTGCGCATCGCGGTGCCCGCCGGAGACGGTGAGCTGCGCGCGCGCTTCGAGCTGCTGCGGCGCAAGCTGGCCAGCGAGGGGCTGCTGGACCCGCAACGCAAGCGCCCGCTGCCGCGCCTCCCGCGCACCGTGGGCGTGGTCACCAGCGGCAGCAGCGCCGCCTATCAGGACGTGCTGCGCGTGGCCGGCGAGCGCTGCCCCGTGCGCATCGTGCTGTCGGACTGTCGCGTGCAGGGCGCGGAGGCCCCGGGGTCCATCGTGCGCGCGCTCGCGCGGGTGCAGGCGGAGCCCGACGTGGACGTGGTCATCCTCACGCGCGGCGGTGGCTCGGCCGAGGACCTGTGGTCGTTCAACGACGAGCGCGTGGTGCGCGCGGTCGCCGCGTGCCGTGTGCCCATCGTGGTGGGCGTGGGGCACGAGACGGACGTGACGCTGGCGGAGCTGGTGGCCGATCAGCGCGCCGCCACGCCTTCGAACGCCGCCGAGCTGGTGGTGCCCGCGCGCGACGCGCTGCTGGCCGAGGTGGACGGCTGGCAGCGGCGCTTGATGCGCGCGCTCGAGGCGCGCCTGGACCGCGAGCGCCTGAAGCTGGAGCGCGCCGAGCGCAGGCTGCGCGACCCCCGCAGCGCCCTGGGGCACGCGGAGCGCACGCTGGCGGCGTATCACCGGCGCCTCGAGGACGCCGCGCGGAGGCCGCTCGCTGCGAGGCAGCGTGCGCTCGCCGAGCTGACCGCGCGCCTCGCGCCGCACGACCCCCGCCGCGCGCTCGAGCGGCAACGACGCGACTTCGAGGCGCTCGAGGCCGAGCTGCAGCGCCTGATGACGGCGAAGATCACCCAGGAGCGACGCGCAATCGACCTGCAGCGGGCTGCGCTCGGCCCCGCAGTGAAGCGCGTGCTCGGCGACGCGCAGCACACGCTGGCTCAGCACCTGACGGCGCTCGACGCGCTCTCGCCGCTGCGGGTGCTCTCGCGCGGCTACGCCATCGCCCAACGGGAAGACGGGCGCGCCCTGCGCGACGCAGACGACGTGTCCGTCGGCGACCGCATCTCCGTGCGCGTGGCGCGCGCGCGCCTGCAGGCCGAGGTGCGCGCGGTGCTGCGCGACGACCCGGACGCTCCCCTGCCCGAGAGAGAGACCCCATGA
- a CDS encoding shikimate dehydrogenase, with the protein MTAITSATTLLGIFGWPVQHSRSPLMHHAAAQALGLDVAYMPFPVAPERLGDAVRGIRALGLRGVNVTLPHKEQVMAFLDDVHPDARAIGAVNTVIHEPDGTLRGENTDAPGLVRSLEDAHVPLQDARVLVLGAGGAARAAVVGLARRGAAEVVVVARRREQADALAADLNPALDGRVRPLGEDDDAVRAAYQQTSLLVQATSATLHGRPDAQAFADALPLELLPDEARVVDLVYQPRETTVMRRAAARGLVCVDGLGMLVHQGALAFERWTGHAPPVDVMQCALEASLT; encoded by the coding sequence ATGACGGCCATCACGTCCGCCACCACGCTGCTCGGCATCTTCGGCTGGCCCGTGCAGCACTCCCGCTCCCCGCTCATGCACCACGCGGCCGCGCAGGCCCTCGGCCTGGACGTCGCGTACATGCCCTTCCCTGTCGCACCGGAGCGGCTGGGCGACGCCGTGCGCGGCATACGCGCCCTCGGGCTGCGCGGTGTGAACGTGACGCTCCCGCACAAGGAGCAGGTCATGGCGTTCTTGGACGACGTCCACCCCGACGCGCGCGCCATCGGCGCGGTGAACACGGTCATCCACGAGCCCGACGGAACGCTGCGCGGCGAGAACACGGACGCCCCTGGGCTCGTGCGCTCGCTCGAAGACGCGCACGTGCCACTGCAAGACGCACGCGTGCTGGTGCTGGGCGCAGGGGGAGCCGCGCGCGCCGCGGTCGTGGGCCTCGCGCGACGCGGTGCCGCCGAGGTGGTCGTGGTAGCCCGCCGTCGCGAGCAGGCCGACGCGCTGGCGGCCGACCTGAACCCTGCGCTGGACGGCCGCGTGCGTCCCCTCGGCGAGGACGACGACGCTGTGCGCGCTGCCTACCAGCAGACCTCGCTCTTGGTGCAAGCCACCAGCGCCACGCTGCACGGCCGACCCGACGCGCAGGCCTTCGCCGACGCGCTCCCGCTCGAGCTGCTGCCCGACGAGGCGCGTGTGGTCGACCTGGTCTATCAACCCCGCGAGACGACGGTCATGCGCCGCGCCGCAGCGCGCGGCCTCGTGTGCGTGGACGGGCTGGGCATGCTGGTGCACCAGGGCGCGCTCGCGTTCGAGCGCTGGACAGGGCACGCGCCGCCCGTGGACGTCATGCAGTGCGCCCTCGAAGCCTCACTGACATAG
- a CDS encoding beta-lactamase family protein translates to MFVRSPLPTVLLLTASLCGASLASCGDGGPGPAPSLDFGTFDATIEAFLTENELDGANVIVVHRDWGVLHQRAFGTFAPDRISLLASASKIISAGVLMRLDDLGLVDVDEPIAQVGAQQNPAWMRERTFTLAQMLSNSSGMVGLIDNPTYEPYLCQYSLLGTLQACGRSIYEADDSADIAPPDTRFRYGGGQWQLAGAIAEIASGQTWAELVHDTYVEPCELGTLAYTNQFAQGFVEGGVDAALSYPDFFTGDTATLTPTRNPSIEGGGYTTVADYGEILLMHLRGGVCSNGRRALSRGAVARMQEDRIGEVYDGDTIDPSLPGYGFGWWVSREEPGVVADLGAYGATPWLDTERGYGVMILLEAEATLGAEIRVLTAPILNTLFDEAR, encoded by the coding sequence ATGTTCGTGCGCTCTCCCCTGCCGACTGTTCTATTGCTCACGGCCAGCCTGTGCGGCGCCTCCCTCGCCTCGTGTGGCGACGGCGGCCCGGGGCCCGCGCCCTCCCTCGACTTCGGCACCTTCGACGCCACCATCGAGGCGTTCCTGACCGAGAACGAGCTCGACGGCGCGAACGTCATCGTCGTGCACCGCGACTGGGGCGTGCTGCACCAGCGTGCCTTCGGGACGTTCGCGCCCGACCGCATCTCGCTGCTCGCCTCTGCGAGTAAGATCATCTCGGCGGGCGTGCTGATGCGTCTCGACGACCTCGGCCTGGTGGACGTCGATGAGCCCATCGCCCAGGTGGGCGCGCAGCAGAACCCTGCGTGGATGCGCGAGCGCACGTTCACGCTCGCACAGATGCTCTCGAACAGCTCGGGCATGGTGGGGCTGATCGACAACCCCACGTACGAGCCGTACCTGTGCCAGTACAGCCTGCTCGGGACGCTGCAGGCGTGCGGGCGCAGCATCTACGAAGCGGACGACTCGGCCGACATCGCCCCGCCCGACACGCGCTTCCGTTACGGCGGGGGGCAGTGGCAACTGGCCGGCGCCATCGCCGAGATCGCGAGCGGGCAGACGTGGGCCGAGTTGGTGCACGACACCTACGTCGAGCCGTGCGAGCTCGGAACGCTGGCCTACACCAACCAGTTCGCGCAGGGCTTCGTCGAAGGAGGTGTGGACGCCGCGCTCAGCTATCCGGACTTCTTCACCGGGGACACGGCGACGCTCACGCCCACACGCAACCCGAGCATCGAGGGCGGTGGGTACACCACGGTCGCCGACTACGGCGAGATCCTGCTGATGCACCTGCGCGGGGGCGTGTGCAGCAACGGCCGCCGCGCGCTCAGCCGTGGCGCCGTCGCGCGCATGCAGGAGGACCGCATCGGCGAGGTCTACGACGGCGACACCATCGACCCGTCGCTGCCTGGCTACGGCTTCGGGTGGTGGGTGAGCCGCGAGGAGCCCGGCGTCGTGGCGGACCTCGGGGCCTACGGCGCGACCCCGTGGTTGGACACGGAGCGCGGCTATGGCGTGATGATCCTGCTCGAGGCCGAGGCCACCTTGGGCGCGGAGATCCGGGTGCTCACGGCCCCCATCCTGAACACGCTGTTCGACGAGGCGCGCTGA
- a CDS encoding AraC family transcriptional regulator, producing MSPRPSRVTITPATPEERPSTRQSDVHLLGAGRLTPSAPPFVGVTADATVSALVLRGLLTATEPLGVPRESLLAVVDCGLDKLDDPDARIPLRAFHDACSVALRLSGDPALGLRWADSSSATSFAPLSNLIAHSASLRQGLSLLAQYFLLLSDQGSYEVVPHGDRLLLRCVPALGEAPELRRFSAELIVGGFWRLFHWFGGAARPAQPCFAYPAPAYRDVYDGFFGQAPTFEAPFSGFVFDDVVLQAASPLRDDEVRAALEEVAERRLLRVTQSTPYALRVRDLLVQDPAPHRVEMESVAGWMELSVRSLRRRLSDEGMSYQAVQNEAAALVAGRLLRNTRRTIGDIAYEMGFSETSAFHRAFKRWTGKTPSAYRDAELGRTADAERSA from the coding sequence GTGAGCCCACGACCGTCCCGCGTAACGATCACGCCCGCCACGCCAGAGGAGCGTCCGAGTACGCGTCAGAGTGACGTGCACCTACTCGGCGCGGGGCGGCTGACCCCCAGCGCGCCACCCTTCGTGGGCGTGACGGCGGACGCCACGGTGTCTGCGCTGGTGCTACGCGGGCTCTTGACGGCCACCGAGCCGCTGGGCGTGCCGCGTGAGTCGCTGCTGGCGGTGGTCGACTGTGGCCTCGACAAGCTCGACGACCCCGACGCGCGCATCCCGCTGCGGGCCTTCCACGACGCGTGCAGCGTGGCGCTGCGGTTGAGCGGGGACCCCGCCCTCGGTCTGCGCTGGGCGGACAGCTCGAGCGCCACGTCGTTCGCGCCCCTGTCGAACCTCATCGCGCACAGCGCGAGCCTGCGGCAGGGGCTGTCGCTGCTCGCGCAGTACTTCCTGCTGCTCTCCGACCAGGGCAGCTACGAGGTGGTGCCCCACGGTGACCGTCTGCTGCTGCGCTGCGTGCCTGCGCTGGGTGAGGCGCCCGAGCTGCGGCGCTTCTCGGCCGAGCTCATCGTCGGGGGTTTCTGGCGGCTCTTTCACTGGTTCGGTGGGGCAGCGCGCCCTGCGCAGCCCTGCTTCGCGTACCCCGCGCCCGCCTACCGCGACGTGTACGACGGCTTCTTCGGGCAGGCCCCGACCTTCGAGGCGCCGTTCAGCGGCTTCGTGTTCGACGACGTGGTGCTGCAAGCCGCTTCGCCCCTGCGCGACGACGAGGTGCGCGCCGCTCTCGAGGAGGTGGCCGAGCGGCGCCTGCTGCGCGTGACCCAGAGCACGCCGTACGCGCTGCGCGTGCGCGACCTGCTGGTGCAAGACCCCGCGCCGCACCGCGTGGAGATGGAGAGCGTCGCGGGTTGGATGGAGCTCAGCGTACGCTCGCTGCGGAGGCGCCTTTCGGACGAAGGCATGAGCTACCAGGCCGTGCAGAACGAAGCCGCGGCGCTGGTCGCGGGACGCCTGCTGCGGAACACGCGCCGCACCATCGGTGACATCGCGTACGAGATGGGCTTCTCGGAGACCAGCGCGTTCCACCGCGCGTTCAAGCGCTGGACCGGGAAGACGCCGAGCGCCTACCGCGACGCCGAGCTGGGTCGGACGGCAGACGCCGAGCGCTCCGCCTGA
- a CDS encoding alpha/beta hydrolase, whose product MTTARFEDYDWHGLHYLRRPAERDDAPVLHFTHATGFHAATYRPLLERVPRNLDVHAVDLRGHGESHALGDVSRFDSWQCYVDDLLSWLDARAAPVLLAGHSVGGTVSLLAAAARPDKVAGLLLLEPVIPAWYTRPFVALMQRLGQMHRHPLALGAARRKNDFRDAAEALSRYEGRGAFATWPQEFLEAYVAGAFLPESSHARGVRLACAPAWEARSFALTPRDPLRGVPALGCPVTLMVGERGSTCRPSSCRELVRKLPQARVVRVPGASHFLPMEHAERVVPELARLRLTVAASSHS is encoded by the coding sequence TTGACCACGGCACGCTTCGAAGACTACGACTGGCACGGCCTGCACTACCTGCGGCGCCCTGCCGAGCGCGACGACGCCCCAGTGCTGCACTTCACGCACGCGACGGGCTTCCACGCCGCGACGTATCGGCCGCTGCTCGAGCGCGTGCCGCGTAACCTGGACGTGCACGCGGTGGATCTACGGGGCCATGGCGAGAGCCACGCGCTCGGCGACGTGAGCCGCTTCGACTCGTGGCAGTGCTACGTGGACGACCTGCTGAGCTGGCTCGACGCGCGCGCAGCGCCGGTGCTGCTCGCGGGGCACAGCGTGGGCGGCACCGTGAGCCTGCTCGCGGCGGCGGCGCGCCCGGACAAGGTGGCGGGGCTGTTGCTGCTCGAGCCGGTGATCCCGGCCTGGTACACGCGCCCGTTCGTGGCGCTCATGCAGCGCCTCGGACAGATGCACCGGCACCCGCTGGCGCTGGGCGCGGCGCGGCGCAAGAACGACTTCCGTGACGCAGCGGAGGCGCTCTCGCGCTACGAGGGGAGGGGCGCGTTCGCCACGTGGCCGCAGGAGTTCTTGGAGGCCTACGTGGCAGGGGCGTTCCTGCCCGAGTCCTCCCATGCACGCGGCGTGCGCCTCGCGTGCGCGCCCGCTTGGGAGGCACGTTCGTTCGCGCTCACGCCGCGTGACCCTCTGCGTGGTGTGCCCGCCTTGGGCTGCCCGGTCACGCTCATGGTGGGTGAGCGCGGCAGCACGTGCCGCCCCTCCTCGTGCCGCGAGCTGGTCCGCAAGCTGCCGCAGGCCCGCGTCGTGCGCGTGCCCGGCGCGAGCCACTTCCTGCCGATGGAGCACGCCGAGCGCGTGGTGCCAGAGCTGGCGCGACTCAGGCTCACGGTGGCAGCCAGCTCACACAGCTGA
- a CDS encoding phosphotransferase family protein has translation MERTGSEAAPHARLDEELDLDRLAHWLNERLGLRLDGAGLVVSRFRGGHSNRTYGVMANAGRWVLRLPPTGAVAQGAHDVSRECRVLSAVAPELPLAPRVVATEDDSAVLGAPFYLMEHLTGTIVRKDFPKEHAPSEAERGDYANALLDGLVAVHATPTGSPALRAIGKHEGYTQRQLEGWHERYRHSQTRELPKAEAALRWLDAHLPREDGDCLLHNDFKFDNVVFAEGSARLIGVLDWELATRGHPLMDLGTFLAAWVEPSDPVPLQLMRLGPTNLPGMPTRRALAERYGTLTRRDVSAYRAFYVFGLMKLGVVAQQLYFRYTRGETRDPRLAALEYGIPALFDFCEAQVRAAEEA, from the coding sequence ATGGAACGAACCGGATCCGAAGCCGCGCCGCACGCGCGCCTGGACGAAGAGCTGGACCTGGACCGCCTGGCCCACTGGCTGAACGAACGACTGGGGCTGCGGCTCGATGGCGCTGGGCTCGTGGTGTCCCGCTTTCGCGGCGGGCACTCGAACCGCACCTACGGCGTGATGGCCAACGCGGGGCGCTGGGTGCTGCGGCTACCGCCCACGGGCGCCGTGGCCCAGGGCGCACACGACGTGTCGCGTGAGTGCCGCGTGCTCTCAGCCGTCGCCCCCGAGCTGCCGCTCGCCCCGCGCGTGGTGGCCACCGAGGACGACAGCGCGGTGCTGGGCGCGCCCTTCTACCTGATGGAGCACCTGACGGGAACCATCGTCCGCAAGGACTTCCCCAAGGAGCACGCGCCGAGCGAGGCCGAGCGGGGGGACTACGCCAACGCGCTGCTCGACGGGCTGGTGGCCGTGCACGCGACCCCCACGGGTTCGCCCGCGCTGCGCGCCATCGGCAAGCACGAGGGCTACACGCAGCGGCAGCTCGAGGGCTGGCACGAGCGCTATCGCCACAGCCAGACGCGCGAGCTGCCGAAGGCCGAGGCGGCGCTGCGCTGGCTGGACGCACACCTCCCGCGCGAAGACGGCGACTGCCTGCTGCACAACGACTTCAAGTTCGACAACGTGGTGTTCGCGGAGGGCTCGGCGCGGCTGATCGGTGTGCTGGACTGGGAGCTCGCGACCCGCGGGCACCCGCTGATGGACCTCGGGACCTTCCTCGCCGCCTGGGTGGAGCCGAGCGACCCCGTGCCGCTGCAGCTCATGCGGCTGGGGCCCACCAACCTCCCCGGCATGCCCACGCGGCGGGCGCTGGCCGAGCGCTATGGGACGCTGACCAGGCGTGACGTGAGCGCCTATCGCGCCTTCTACGTGTTCGGGCTGATGAAGCTGGGTGTGGTCGCGCAGCAGCTCTACTTCCGGTACACGCGCGGCGAGACACGTGACCCCCGCCTGGCTGCGTTGGAGTACGGCATCCCCGCGCTGTTCGACTTCTGCGAGGCGCAGGTGCGCGCGGCGGAGGAGGCGTGA
- a CDS encoding amidohydrolase family protein: MSDAPDVLDAHIHLWDPYRTPRASSPFVRALGRQEALMQRVVQRLSPPEALAFLGNPRFVLNRYMPTEHRARAGARLRDYVHVEAGYVALPPLGAARESRWLRTLRDGPRGVVGAADLTSRFLPQLLDAHQREHPGFRGVRDKLAFSEAPGVKSWAAAPARCERLAFRRGYALLGERGLSFDAFVYSPQLDELARLVEAHPETPVVLCHLGTPVALEGPFGGLGGTRAARHEVATRWRAGLQRLAASPHVRVKLSGMLMPVVGFGFHTRPAPPSASELYERLGPHLRFALETFGPERCMFGSNFPIDAVSTTYDALLEALERTMRDMALDPDAQRAVLADTARRFYRL; this comes from the coding sequence GTGAGCGACGCACCCGACGTGCTGGACGCGCACATTCACCTGTGGGACCCGTACCGCACCCCACGCGCCTCGAGCCCGTTCGTACGCGCGCTGGGGCGCCAGGAAGCGCTCATGCAGCGCGTGGTGCAGCGGCTGTCCCCGCCCGAGGCGCTCGCGTTCCTGGGCAACCCGCGCTTCGTGCTCAACCGCTACATGCCCACGGAGCACCGCGCGCGAGCGGGCGCGCGCCTGCGCGACTACGTGCACGTGGAAGCTGGCTACGTGGCGCTCCCTCCGCTGGGCGCAGCGCGGGAGAGCCGCTGGCTGCGGACGCTGCGCGACGGACCGCGCGGTGTCGTGGGCGCCGCCGACCTCACGTCTCGCTTCCTGCCGCAGCTGCTGGACGCACACCAGCGGGAGCACCCCGGCTTCCGTGGCGTGCGCGACAAGCTGGCCTTCTCCGAAGCGCCGGGCGTGAAGAGCTGGGCCGCGGCGCCCGCGCGGTGCGAGCGCCTCGCGTTTCGTCGTGGCTATGCGCTGCTCGGGGAGCGCGGGCTCAGCTTCGACGCGTTCGTGTACAGCCCTCAGCTGGACGAGCTGGCGCGGCTGGTGGAGGCCCACCCCGAGACCCCCGTCGTGCTGTGCCACCTGGGCACGCCCGTGGCGCTCGAGGGGCCCTTCGGCGGGCTGGGTGGCACCCGGGCGGCGCGGCACGAGGTTGCGACACGCTGGCGTGCCGGGCTCCAGCGCTTGGCTGCGTCGCCGCACGTGCGCGTGAAGCTCAGCGGCATGCTCATGCCCGTCGTCGGCTTCGGCTTTCATACGCGCCCCGCGCCGCCCAGCGCGAGCGAGCTGTACGAGCGTCTGGGTCCGCACCTGCGCTTCGCCCTCGAGACGTTCGGACCCGAGCGCTGCATGTTCGGGTCGAACTTCCCCATCGACGCGGTCTCCACCACCTACGACGCGCTGCTCGAAGCGCTGGAGCGGACCATGCGCGACATGGCGCTCGACCCCGACGCCCAGCGCGCCGTGCTGGCCGACACCGCGCGGCGCTTCTACCGGCTCTGA
- a CDS encoding TetR/AcrR family transcriptional regulator, whose amino-acid sequence MAAKKKAARGPGRPRSGEAPALDTEECLRVALRVFADTGFEAASIRDIARRLGVSHALLRHHFGSKQQIWEATVDFSFGSMNRELTARLQHALTSRDLRAGLRSLIVEYVRLSAVFPDNLTLLMHESALGGERMQYIVDRHVRAFVQVARGMVRHAQAEGALRDAPWQAIFFLVFTGGPAVFAMSPLDRALDDGGASPSDDVERYAEAIATIVLDGILRVPADTGAAQSR is encoded by the coding sequence ATGGCCGCCAAGAAGAAAGCCGCGCGAGGCCCCGGGCGCCCCCGTAGCGGGGAGGCGCCCGCGCTTGACACCGAAGAGTGCCTGCGGGTGGCCCTGCGTGTGTTCGCGGACACGGGCTTCGAGGCCGCCAGTATCCGCGACATCGCGCGCCGCCTGGGGGTGAGCCACGCGCTCCTGCGGCACCACTTCGGGTCGAAGCAGCAGATCTGGGAGGCCACGGTCGACTTCAGCTTCGGCTCCATGAACCGCGAGCTCACGGCGCGCCTCCAGCACGCCCTCACGTCGCGCGACCTGCGCGCGGGGCTGCGGTCGCTGATCGTGGAGTACGTGCGGCTGTCGGCGGTGTTCCCGGACAACCTCACGCTGCTCATGCACGAGAGCGCGCTGGGCGGCGAGCGCATGCAGTACATCGTCGACCGGCACGTGCGCGCCTTCGTGCAGGTGGCGCGCGGCATGGTGCGGCACGCCCAGGCGGAGGGGGCCCTGCGCGACGCGCCGTGGCAGGCCATCTTCTTCCTGGTGTTCACGGGGGGGCCGGCGGTGTTCGCGATGAGCCCCCTCGACCGCGCGCTGGACGACGGGGGCGCGTCGCCTTCGGACGACGTCGAGCGCTACGCGGAGGCCATCGCCACCATCGTGTTGGACGGCATCCTGCGCGTCCCTGCGGACACGGGCGCCGCTCAGAGCCGGTAG
- a CDS encoding acyl-CoA dehydrogenase family protein produces the protein MINLEIPSKLKPLIEQAHVVGSAVFRPISRKYDTAEHAYPKELDMLAAVMDGFSEAGAGGGVSNVKQGKRDPNDKTVRNGANMSTVLGMTELCWGDVGLALSIPRQGLGNAAVAAVATPEQKARWGQVWAAMAITEPGAGSDSAAVRTTARLEGDEWVINGEKIFVTAGERATAVVVWATLDRNLGRAAIKSFFVPQGSPGMTLVRLDKKLGIRASDTAVLSFNDCRIPKDNILGSPEIDTKKGFGGVMQTFDNTRPIVAAMALGVARASLEVTETYLKAQGVDTRMRGSRWTQHAAAAELHRMKAELEAARLLTIKAAWMADNGIPNSVEASMAKAKAGRTANEVTLRCVELCGGVGYGETELLEKWARDSKILDIFEGTQQIQLLIVARNLLELKSSELR, from the coding sequence ATGATCAACCTCGAAATCCCGAGCAAGCTCAAGCCCCTCATCGAACAAGCGCACGTGGTCGGGTCGGCCGTGTTCCGCCCCATCTCGCGCAAGTACGACACCGCCGAGCACGCCTACCCGAAGGAGCTCGACATGCTGGCCGCCGTGATGGACGGCTTCAGCGAGGCGGGCGCGGGCGGCGGCGTCAGCAACGTGAAGCAGGGCAAGCGCGACCCCAACGACAAGACCGTGCGCAACGGCGCCAACATGTCCACCGTGCTGGGCATGACGGAGCTGTGCTGGGGTGACGTGGGCCTCGCGCTCAGCATCCCGCGCCAGGGGCTCGGCAACGCGGCCGTCGCGGCCGTGGCTACGCCCGAGCAGAAGGCCCGTTGGGGGCAGGTGTGGGCGGCCATGGCCATCACCGAGCCCGGCGCCGGCAGCGACAGCGCCGCGGTGCGCACCACGGCGCGCCTCGAGGGCGACGAGTGGGTCATCAACGGCGAGAAGATCTTCGTCACCGCGGGTGAGCGCGCCACGGCCGTGGTGGTCTGGGCCACGCTCGACCGCAACCTCGGGCGCGCGGCCATCAAGTCGTTCTTCGTGCCGCAGGGCTCGCCGGGCATGACGCTGGTGCGCCTGGACAAGAAGCTGGGCATCCGCGCCAGCGACACGGCCGTGCTGTCGTTCAACGACTGCCGCATCCCGAAGGACAACATCCTCGGCAGCCCCGAGATCGACACGAAGAAGGGCTTCGGCGGGGTCATGCAGACCTTCGACAACACGCGCCCCATCGTGGCCGCCATGGCGCTGGGCGTGGCGCGCGCGTCGCTCGAGGTGACCGAGACGTACCTCAAGGCGCAGGGCGTGGACACGCGCATGCGCGGCTCGCGCTGGACACAGCACGCGGCGGCGGCCGAGCTGCACCGCATGAAGGCCGAGCTCGAGGCGGCGCGCCTGCTCACCATCAAGGCCGCCTGGATGGCGGACAACGGCATCCCCAACTCGGTCGAGGCCTCCATGGCCAAGGCCAAGGCGGGGCGCACGGCCAACGAGGTCACGCTGCGCTGCGTGGAGCTGTGCGGCGGCGTCGGCTACGGCGAGACCGAGCTGCTCGAGAAGTGGGCGCGCGACAGCAAGATCCTCGACATCTTCGAGGGCACGCAGCAGATCCAGCTGCTCATCGTGGCGCGCAACCTGCTCGAGCTGAAGTCCTCCGAGCTGCGCTGA